In Vigna radiata var. radiata cultivar VC1973A chromosome 3, Vradiata_ver6, whole genome shotgun sequence, the following proteins share a genomic window:
- the LOC106756886 gene encoding uncharacterized protein LOC106756886 — protein sequence MIDWVRKIAFQLGFVVVIIKSDTTTGESGRKTFVVLGYERSGKYRKYKQDVQPSVSGTRKCECPFKLRGKPKGHGWVLKVMCGYHNYELAETLVGHPYAGRLNAANNQFLLT from the coding sequence ATGATTGATTGGGTTCGGAAGATTGCATTTCAGCTTGGATTTGTGGTCGTCATCATAAAATCTGACACAACAACTGGTGAATCTGGAAGAAAGACATTCGTTGTGTTAGGCTATGAAAGGAGTGGGAAATATAGGAAGTATAAGCAAGACGTGCAACCTAGTGTGTCTGGCACGAGAAAATGTGAGTGTCCATTTAAGTTGAGGGGTAAACCTAAAGGACACGGTTGGGTGTTAAAGGTTATGTGCGGTTATCACAACTATGAATTAGCCGAGACTTTGGTTGGTCATCCTTATGCGGGGAGGTTAAATGCTGCTAACAATCAATTCTTATTGACATGA
- the LOC106756887 gene encoding heterodimeric geranylgeranyl pyrophosphate synthase large subunit 1, chloroplastic-like: MSFANFGRWARLRSMLMKRNTRSLLSPPDTVRREEIGFDFKAYMQHKINTVNRALDAAIELKEPKNIHEAMRYTLLAGGKKIRPVLCIAACELVGGTDYAAVPAACAVEMVHAMSLIHDDLPSIDNDDLRRGKPACHKVFGENVAILAGDALQAYAFEHLAASTKGVSPTRVVRAIVELAKSVGAEGVAGGQVMDVSSEGLSSEVGLERVELIHLKKSAALLEGSVVLGAIVGGGSDEEVERLRMFGRCVGLMGQIVDDIVDVTKSTEELGKTAGKDLVVDKLTYPKVFGMHKSKEIAQKLVEDSTEILVGFDNPKVAPLVALTNYIAGKIN; the protein is encoded by the coding sequence ATGAGTTTTGCGAATTTTGGAAGATGGGCTCGTTTGAGGTCTATGCTGATGAAGAGGAACACACGTTCACTTCTCAGTCCCCCGGACACtgtgagaagagaagaaattggATTCGATTTCAAAGCTTACATGCAGCACAAGATTAACACAGTGAACCGAGCCTTGGACGCTGCCATCGAGCTCAAGGAGCCCAAGAATATCCACGAAGCCATGCGCTACACGCTCCTCGCAGGCGGCAAGAAGATCCGCCCGGTGCTCTGCATCGCTGCGTGCGAGCTTGTCGGAGGAACCGATTACGCCGCCGTACCTGCCGCATGCGCCGTCGAGATGGTCCATGCCATGTCGCTCATCCACGACGACTTGCCCAGCATTGACAACGATGACCTACGGCGAGGGAAGCCGGCGTGCCACAAGGTCTTCGGCGAGAACGTGGCGATCCTCGCAGGCGATGCGCTGCAGGCCTACGCGTTCGAGCACTTGGCGGCGTCGACGAAGGGCGTGTCTCCCACTCGAGTGGTTCGCGCGATAGTGGAGTTGGCGAAATCGGTCGGCGCGGAAGGCGTTGCAGGGGGACAAGTGATGGATGTGAGCTCGGAAGGGTTGTCGAGTGAGGTGGGTTTGGAGAGGGTGGAATTGATTCACCTTAAGAAATCGGCGGCGTTGTTGGAAGGTTCGGTTGTGTTGGGAGCAATAGTGGGGGGTGGGTCGGACGAGGAAGTTGAGAGGTTAAGGATGTTTGGTCGGTGCGTTGGGTTGATGGGCCAGATTGTGGATGATATTGTGGATGTTACGAAATCGACGGAGGAGTTGGGGAAGACGGCGGGGAAGGACTTGGTGGTTGATAAACTCACATATCCCAAGGTTTTTGGGATGCATAAGTCTAAGGAGATTGCTCAGAAATTGGTAGAGGATTCCACGGAAATCTTGGTTGGGTTTGATAACCCAAAGGTAGCTCCACTGGTTGCTCTAACTAATTACATTGCAGgcaaaattaattaa